The Anoxybacillus flavithermus genome has a segment encoding these proteins:
- a CDS encoding undecaprenyl-phosphate alpha-N-acetylglucosaminyl 1-phosphate transferase, producing MVYFTLFLCFIVAVLITPAVKWLAFRVGATDKPNQRKVHQKIMPRLGGLAIFISFIIGYFVLKPASPYATAIVIGATIIVLTGVLDDIYELPPKWKLLGQVIAAVVVVYGGIRVDFINLPFGGHLEFGLLSIPITMLWIIGITNAINLIDGLDGLAAGVSSIALVTIAGMAATMGNTYVFVFAMSLLLLGSTLGFLLYNFHPAKIFMGDTGALFLGYMISVLSLLGFKNVTVFSLIIPILILGVPISDTLFAIVRRIVNKQPLSAPDKSHLHHCLLRLGYSHRQTVLIIYGMAAMFGLAAVVLSKATMFGALLVIAFVLLVVELVVEKIGLVGKDYRPLLKMVRGMRKIS from the coding sequence ATGGTTTATTTCACCTTGTTTCTTTGCTTTATCGTAGCTGTGCTTATTACGCCTGCTGTGAAGTGGTTGGCGTTTCGGGTCGGAGCAACAGATAAACCAAATCAGCGAAAAGTTCATCAAAAAATTATGCCACGTTTAGGTGGATTAGCTATTTTTATTAGTTTTATCATCGGCTATTTCGTATTGAAGCCAGCTAGCCCGTACGCAACAGCAATTGTCATCGGAGCAACGATCATCGTATTAACGGGCGTGCTTGATGACATATATGAGCTACCACCGAAATGGAAGTTGCTCGGACAAGTGATTGCAGCTGTTGTTGTTGTTTATGGTGGTATTCGAGTCGATTTCATTAACTTGCCATTTGGTGGTCACCTTGAATTTGGGTTACTGAGCATTCCGATCACGATGCTTTGGATTATTGGGATTACAAACGCCATCAACTTAATCGACGGGTTAGACGGCTTAGCCGCTGGTGTATCGTCGATTGCGCTTGTCACGATTGCTGGAATGGCGGCGACGATGGGCAATACGTACGTGTTCGTTTTTGCGATGAGTTTATTATTGCTCGGAAGTACGCTTGGGTTTCTACTATATAATTTCCATCCAGCGAAAATTTTTATGGGTGATACCGGTGCCTTGTTTTTAGGCTATATGATCTCTGTGCTATCGCTTCTCGGCTTTAAAAACGTTACGGTGTTTTCGTTAATTATCCCGATTCTCATTTTAGGTGTGCCAATTTCGGACACGCTGTTTGCGATCGTGCGTCGCATTGTGAATAAGCAGCCATTATCAGCGCCAGATAAATCGCACTTGCATCATTGCTTATTGCGTCTTGGGTATAGTCATCGCCAAACAGTATTGATTATTTACGGAATGGCGGCAATGTTTGGACTAGCTGCTGTCGTATTATCGAAAGCGACGATGTTTGGTGCGTTGCTTGTGATCGCGTTTGTGTTGCTTGTCGTTGAACTTGTCGTGGAGAAAATTGGTCTTGTCGGGAAAGACTATCGTCCATTGTTGAAAATGGTTCGCGGTATGAGAAAAATATCATAA
- a CDS encoding SpoIID/LytB family protein, which translates to MTMKHIRWIAFALITFLFIPMSVDAASYPTPVKVKLLPTDTFLATANGDYQLVDLKTKQVIPFTNPIAFSQTNGAVVATINGVSYTSTSGFLLDEVTQNDQNDVTIGSIQQANGTSAPVKYRGSFEITPGPTAPNLFNTLDMEDYLKGVVPGEMPSSWHKEALKAQAVAARSYAYAQLKKSSFLQMTVASQVYGGKSKEQATSTTAVNETAGIYATYQNEPIPAYFHSSSGGSTENSENVWSGTVPYIRAVSDPYDRHPSNPHYGWNAKVATNVVSMKFKLTNEQVVSLRVAQKTNAGSVQQMEATVYNPITGQKRTIQARPSFVSSADSFRSFFGISLKSIAFDVKGNANVKIKRADGSEQTVDHIAGYALQTTSGQTTIASGNASIRTENETMYYPTAPTEFTFTGNGWGHRLGMSQWGARSMAEKGFTYDQILKYYYKGIEVKKIK; encoded by the coding sequence ATGACGATGAAACATATTCGATGGATCGCATTCGCTCTCATCACGTTTTTATTCATTCCGATGTCTGTTGATGCTGCATCGTATCCGACACCTGTAAAGGTCAAGCTATTACCAACCGACACGTTTCTTGCAACAGCAAATGGAGACTATCAGCTCGTTGATTTAAAAACAAAGCAAGTCATCCCATTTACAAATCCGATTGCTTTTTCGCAAACGAACGGGGCTGTCGTGGCAACAATTAACGGCGTGTCTTACACATCGACAAGCGGCTTTTTGTTAGATGAAGTGACACAAAACGATCAAAACGATGTGACCATCGGCAGCATTCAACAAGCAAACGGTACATCAGCACCTGTCAAATACCGCGGTTCATTTGAAATTACACCCGGACCAACGGCACCAAACTTATTTAATACGTTAGACATGGAAGACTATTTAAAAGGTGTTGTCCCAGGAGAAATGCCGTCATCTTGGCATAAAGAAGCGTTAAAAGCCCAAGCGGTCGCCGCGCGCAGCTATGCATACGCTCAACTGAAAAAGTCATCATTTTTACAAATGACCGTTGCTAGTCAAGTATACGGTGGAAAATCAAAAGAACAAGCGACATCAACAACAGCCGTCAATGAAACGGCAGGCATATATGCCACATATCAAAACGAACCGATTCCTGCCTACTTTCACTCAAGTTCAGGTGGAAGTACAGAAAATAGCGAAAATGTATGGAGTGGCACTGTTCCGTACATTCGCGCTGTTTCTGACCCGTACGATCGTCACCCGAGCAATCCACACTATGGATGGAACGCCAAAGTGGCAACAAATGTCGTGTCAATGAAATTCAAACTAACAAACGAACAAGTCGTATCGCTCCGTGTCGCACAAAAAACAAATGCAGGAAGCGTTCAACAAATGGAGGCAACTGTTTACAATCCCATTACAGGACAAAAACGTACGATACAAGCAAGACCTTCATTTGTCTCATCGGCAGATTCGTTTCGTTCATTTTTCGGCATTTCATTAAAAAGTATCGCTTTCGATGTAAAAGGCAATGCAAACGTGAAAATCAAACGAGCAGACGGATCCGAGCAAACGGTTGATCATATCGCTGGCTATGCGCTTCAAACAACTAGCGGGCAAACGACGATCGCATCAGGAAATGCTTCCATTCGTACAGAAAACGAAACGATGTACTATCCGACTGCCCCAACGGAATTTACGTTCACAGGCAATGGATGGGGACATCGGCTCGGCATGAGTCAATGGGGCGCGCGTTCGATGGCGGAAAAAGGCTTTACGTACGATCAAATTTTAAAATACTACTACAAAGGAATCGAAGTGAAAAAAATAAAGTAG